From Vanessa cardui chromosome 11, ilVanCard2.1, whole genome shotgun sequence, the proteins below share one genomic window:
- the LOC124533586 gene encoding 39S ribosomal protein L50, mitochondrial: protein MFRNVLSTTVKNFQVVAIRHKQTKLPKIDKKLQAAAESLAARGFLRPNKPWDPPAEIDKTILKICADNGLNTESEFDSLDVKYTVLKACFDETGHGIPNSLLHTIETVDDLREFYETPVDTSTPFDSLKKIELPKNLHVQENYVRFHPDTDTLFNGKSVFPKSSTIVSGLKTRKKFAGYSAKRSWP, encoded by the exons atgtttagaaATGTGTTGTCTACGACTGTTAAAAATTTTCAG gtagTAGCTATTAGACATAAACAAACCAAATTACCAAAAATAGACAAGAAATTACAAGCTGCTGCAGAATCACTTGCTGCAAGGGG ATTTCTTCGTCCAAATAAACCATGGGACCCACCGGCAGAAATAGACAAAACTATACTTAAAATATGCGCTGATAATGGGCTGAATACTGAATCAGAGTTTGATTCCCTCGATGTTAAATACACTGTTTTGAAGGCTTGTTTTGATGAAACAGGACATGGCATTCCCAATTCCTTGTTACATACTATTGAGACTGTTG atGATTTGAGAGAGTTTTATGAGACACCAGTAGATACATCAACTCCGTTTGATAGCTTGAAGAAAATTGAGTTACCAAAGAATTTGCACGTACAAGAAAATTATGTCAGATTCCATCCAG ATACTGACACCCTCTTCAATGGAAAATCAGTATTTCCAAAGAGTTCTACAATTGTATCCGGCTTAAAGACAAGAAAGAAGTTTGCAGGCTACTCTGCTAAGAGATCCTGGCCTTAA